A genome region from Triticum aestivum cultivar Chinese Spring chromosome 2B, IWGSC CS RefSeq v2.1, whole genome shotgun sequence includes the following:
- the LOC123043380 gene encoding uncharacterized protein isoform X4, with the protein MKGGRLHRPEPPAPHAAAAAPAPAPAPADDWVDGSWTVDCSCGVTFDDGEEMVSCDDCSVWVHTRCARYVRGVHTSFSCHNCRHKRAPSSADETEVAELLAELPTHRPPPLYRRWAEVPLPARVHVHGLPGGGADASLFRGSPPSAAFSAALWRCAGYVPKKFGFRYCEFPSWAEDKDKRAEDKDGADALFAMAREKREETAPVPVPAPAARLSLPIGNKGNKNAQTLSKKAEGAKEVPPRTDAKTKGASKIATEADTRDNGFESKGDLNMPDVRHNDQLADITMANSDFKVVGEANKKMKESLELSGEKRSSEGTTRMLKKDEHKESIKLEISSGGKATSAVAEQEAHSRFVKAEVSICKKHIEGSHNVGLQSGIVNAEMDGGTRIHAGSKKVHVGLQKQPNQASSNLQDRERTKATQFINDEHRSDNQGQGIGAGSLTTQRSSAKSISDSGSDLLNSVTKSQMHTIPEQNSALVSAEPSSGGKTGRLMKKEQTRLVTPADSKHDSVKHSAESSKEFSRSSEKVQLKGSLSSAPKSSQTSKSNVPSAKLRVPASKEQSQKTPMTAGTTARSFHGEVPPLHSRNKAMPSNLSQKKDKTHHRFVHVTQEGPTNSASTELRASDATSSLSDEQLALLLHQQLNSSPRVPRVTRGQQTGSQMLHQTGASVFSKRSSAHGGRDQTPVLKKRNKDDAALRDNGDNKRSGKVSLVERRHKDYSTERTPSVKDSCRLADNAELEEQNHGMCSNEATTGLEKDDRMDNGLPRSLPGFIDEIISRNRNITYDELCDAIGEHWRDLVKPKGEDYSYSSFLHAVDDCLRTKSEWAHLVYQAPKVNPNKRRKVESDPSSADAMETEKTRNQAERYPGEEGSSESQQGLPRGKRKGRKRSSHVMKSSGSKKRRKITNMDSSSEDAAPPLSNSSSNPMVDESQEDDSSGGDRQPNFAGS; encoded by the exons ATGAAGGGCGGCCGCCTGCACCGCCCGGAGCCGCCGGCCCCTCACGCGGCCGCGGCCGCGCCCGCCCCTGCCCCCGCGCCCGCCGACGACTGGGTGGACGGCTCCTGGACGGTGGACTGCTCCTGCGGCGTCACCTTCGACGACGGCGAGGAGATGGTCAGCTGCGACGACTGCAGCGTCTGGGTGCACACGCGGTGCGCGCGCTACGTCCGGGGCGTGCACACCTCCTTCTCCTGCCACAACTGCCGGCACAAGCGCGCCCCCTCCTCCGCCGACGAGACCGAGGTCGCCGAGCTCCTCGCCGAGCTGCCCACCCACCGCCCGCCCCCGCTCTACCGCAGGTGGGCTGAGGTCCCGCTCCCCGCCCGCGTCCACGTCCACGGCCTCCCCGGCGGCGGGGCCGACGCCTCCCTCTTCCGCGGATCCCCGCCCTccgccgccttctccgccgccCTCTGGCGCTGCGCCGGCTACGTCCCCAAGAAGTTCGGCTTCCGCTACtgcgagttcccctcctgggccgAGGACAAGGACAAGAGGGCCGAGGACAAGGACGGCGCCGACGCTCTTTTCGCCATGGCCAGGGAGAAGCGGGAGGAGACGGCGCCCGTGCCAGTGCCAGCGCCGGCGGCCAGATTATCCCTCCCGATTGGGAATAAGGGAAACAAGAATGCTCAAACCCTAAGCAAGAAGGCTGAAGGCGCAAAAGAGGttcctcctcggacagatgccaAGACAAAAG GAGCATCCAAGATCGCCACAGAGGCTGATACACGGGATAATGGGTTTGAGTCGAAAGGGGATCTTAACATGCCTGATGTCAGGCATAACGATCAGCTTGCCGACATTACCATGGCCAATTCTGATTTTAAAGTGGTTGGTGAAGCCAATAAGAAGATGAAGGAATCCTTGGAACTGAGTGGGGAGAAGAGGAGTTCTGAGGGAACTACAAGGATGCTGAAAAAGGACGAACATAAGGAGTCTATTAAACTGGAGATCTCCTCTGGAGGTAAAGCTACATCAGCTGTGGCAGAACAAGAAGCACACTCACGTTTTGTCAAGGCAGAG GTTAGCATATGTAAGAAACACATTGAAGGAAGCCATAATGTGGGCTTACAATCCGGCATAGTGAATGCAG AAATGGATGGAGGTACGCGTATCCATGCTGGTTCCAAGAAAGTGCACGTGGGTCTTCAGAAACAACCAAATCAAGCTTCTTCAAATCTGCAG GATCGTGAGAGAACAAAGGCTACCCAGTTCATTAATGATGAGCATAGGAGCGATAATCAAGGTCAAGGGATTGGTGCAGGTTCTTTGACCACTCAAAGAAGTTCAGCCAAGTCTATCTCTGATTCAGGCTCTGATCTTCTAAATTCCGTGACAAAAAGTCAGATGCACACAATACCTGAGCAAAACTCAGCTTTAG TTTCAGCGGAACCATCATCAGGAGGGAAGACTGGCCGTTTAATGAAAAAGGAACAGACGAGGTTGGTTACTCCCGCTGATAGCAAACATGATTCTGTAAAGCATTCTGCTGAGAGTTCCAAAGAATTTAGTAGGTCCTCTGAGAAAGTTCAACTGAAAGGCTCCCTTTCTTCTGCACCAAAATCATCTCAAACAAGCAAATCAAATGTGCCTTCAGCCAAACTTAGAGTACCGGCCTCAAAGGAGCAGTCACAAAAGACACCTATGACAGCTGGCACCACAGCAAGATCATTCCATGGAGAAGTGCCACCATTGCATTCTCGGAACAAGGCAATGCCTTCCAATTTATCCCAGAAAAAAGACAAGACCCATCACCGCTTTGTTCATGTCACACAAGAGGGCCCTACTAATTCAGCATCAACTGAGTTGCGAGCCTCTGATGCGACATCTTCATTGAGTGATGAACAG CTGGCCTTGTTATTACATCAACAATTAAATAGCTCCCCAAGAGTACCAAGGGTGACACGTGGCCAACAAACAGGTAGCCAGATGCTACATCAAACTGGAGCGTCTGTTTTTTCCAAGCGGTCTTCAGCACATGGAGGAAGGGATCAAACACCG GTGTTAAAGAAGAGAAACAAAGATGATGCCGCATTGAGAGATAATGGTGACAACAAGAGGTCAGGAAAGGTGTCTCTTGTTGAACGAAGGCATAAAGATTATAGCACCGAACGTACTCCTTCTGTGAAGGACTCATGCAGATTAGCTGACAATGCAGAATTGGAAGAGCAAAATCATGGTATGTGTTCAAACGAAGCTACCACTGGGTTAGAAAAGGACGATCGGATGGATAACGGTCTTCCGCGCAGTTTACCTG GATTCATTGATGAGATCATCAGTAGGAACAGAAATATAACATATGACGAACTGTGTGATGCTATCGGTGAG CATTGGAGGGATTTAGTTAAACCCAAAGGAGAAGATTATTCATATTCCAGCTTTTTGCATGCTGTTGATGATTGTCTCAGGACAAAGAGCGAGTGGGCTCACCTTGTTTACCAGGCTCCAAAG GTGAATCCGAATAAACGACGTAAGGTGGAAAGCGACCCTTCGTCGGCTGATGCAATGGAAACCGAGAAGACAAGAAACCAGGCTGAAAGATATCCGGGAGAAGAGGGTAGTTCCGAGTCGCAACAAGGTCTGCCAAGGGGCAAACGGAAGGGTCGGAAGCGCTCCAGTCATGTAATGAAATCCTCGGGTTCCAAGAAGAGGAGGAAGATAACGAACATGGATTCATCCTCAGAGGATGCTGCTCCCCCCTTGTCTAATTCCAGCAGCAACCCCATGGTTGATGAGAGCCAAGAGGATGATTCTTCTGGCGGTGATAGGCAACCTAACTTTGCGGGTTCATAG
- the LOC123043380 gene encoding uncharacterized protein isoform X2, with product MKGGRLHRPEPPAPHAAAAAPAPAPAPADDWVDGSWTVDCSCGVTFDDGEEMVSCDDCSVWVHTRCARYVRGVHTSFSCHNCRHKRAPSSADETEVAELLAELPTHRPPPLYRRWAEVPLPARVHVHGLPGGGADASLFRGSPPSAAFSAALWRCAGYVPKKFGFRYCEFPSWAEDKDKRAEDKDGADALFAMAREKREETAPVPVPAPAARLSLPIGNKGNKNAQTLSKKAEGAKEVPPRTDAKTKGASKIATEADTRDNGFESKGDLNMPDVRHNDQLADITMANSDFKVVGEANKKMKESLELSGEKRSSEGTTRMLKKDEHKESIKLEISSGGKATSAVAEQEAHSRFVKAEVSICKKHIEGSHNVGLQSGIVNAEMDGGTRIHAGSKKVHVGLQKQPNQASSNLQVPASVLALPIQSKSKSIKRGVNFQDRERTKATQFINDEHRSDNQGQGIGAGSLTTQRSSAKSISDSGSDLLNSVTKSQMHTIPEQNSALVSAEPSSGGKTGRLMKKEQTRLVTPADSKHDSVKHSAESSKEFSRSSEKVQLKGSLSSAPKSSQTSKSNVPSAKLRVPASKEQSQKTPMTAGTTARSFHGEVPPLHSRNKAMPSNLSQKKDKTHHRFVHVTQEGPTNSASTELRASDATSSLSDEQLALLLHQQLNSSPRVPRVTRGQQTGSQMLHQTGASVFSKRSSAHGGRDQTPVLKKRNKDDAALRDNGDNKRSGKVSLVERRHKDYSTERTPSVKDSCRLADNAELEEQNHGMCSNEATTGLEKDDRMDNGLPRSLPGFIDEIISRNRNITYDELCDAIGEHWRDLVKPKGEDYSYSSFLHAVDDCLRTKSEWAHLVYQAPKVNPNKRRKVESDPSSADAMETEKTRNQAERYPGEEGSSESQQGLPRGKRKGRKRSSHVMKSSGSKKRRKITNMDSSSEDAAPPLSNSSSNPMVDESQEDDSSGGDRQPNFAGS from the exons ATGAAGGGCGGCCGCCTGCACCGCCCGGAGCCGCCGGCCCCTCACGCGGCCGCGGCCGCGCCCGCCCCTGCCCCCGCGCCCGCCGACGACTGGGTGGACGGCTCCTGGACGGTGGACTGCTCCTGCGGCGTCACCTTCGACGACGGCGAGGAGATGGTCAGCTGCGACGACTGCAGCGTCTGGGTGCACACGCGGTGCGCGCGCTACGTCCGGGGCGTGCACACCTCCTTCTCCTGCCACAACTGCCGGCACAAGCGCGCCCCCTCCTCCGCCGACGAGACCGAGGTCGCCGAGCTCCTCGCCGAGCTGCCCACCCACCGCCCGCCCCCGCTCTACCGCAGGTGGGCTGAGGTCCCGCTCCCCGCCCGCGTCCACGTCCACGGCCTCCCCGGCGGCGGGGCCGACGCCTCCCTCTTCCGCGGATCCCCGCCCTccgccgccttctccgccgccCTCTGGCGCTGCGCCGGCTACGTCCCCAAGAAGTTCGGCTTCCGCTACtgcgagttcccctcctgggccgAGGACAAGGACAAGAGGGCCGAGGACAAGGACGGCGCCGACGCTCTTTTCGCCATGGCCAGGGAGAAGCGGGAGGAGACGGCGCCCGTGCCAGTGCCAGCGCCGGCGGCCAGATTATCCCTCCCGATTGGGAATAAGGGAAACAAGAATGCTCAAACCCTAAGCAAGAAGGCTGAAGGCGCAAAAGAGGttcctcctcggacagatgccaAGACAAAAG GAGCATCCAAGATCGCCACAGAGGCTGATACACGGGATAATGGGTTTGAGTCGAAAGGGGATCTTAACATGCCTGATGTCAGGCATAACGATCAGCTTGCCGACATTACCATGGCCAATTCTGATTTTAAAGTGGTTGGTGAAGCCAATAAGAAGATGAAGGAATCCTTGGAACTGAGTGGGGAGAAGAGGAGTTCTGAGGGAACTACAAGGATGCTGAAAAAGGACGAACATAAGGAGTCTATTAAACTGGAGATCTCCTCTGGAGGTAAAGCTACATCAGCTGTGGCAGAACAAGAAGCACACTCACGTTTTGTCAAGGCAGAG GTTAGCATATGTAAGAAACACATTGAAGGAAGCCATAATGTGGGCTTACAATCCGGCATAGTGAATGCAG AAATGGATGGAGGTACGCGTATCCATGCTGGTTCCAAGAAAGTGCACGTGGGTCTTCAGAAACAACCAAATCAAGCTTCTTCAAATCTGCAGGTTCCTGCTAGTGTACTAGCTTTGCCGATTCAGTCAAAATCAAAGAGTATTAAGAGAGGGGTTAATTTTCAGGATCGTGAGAGAACAAAGGCTACCCAGTTCATTAATGATGAGCATAGGAGCGATAATCAAGGTCAAGGGATTGGTGCAGGTTCTTTGACCACTCAAAGAAGTTCAGCCAAGTCTATCTCTGATTCAGGCTCTGATCTTCTAAATTCCGTGACAAAAAGTCAGATGCACACAATACCTGAGCAAAACTCAGCTTTAG TTTCAGCGGAACCATCATCAGGAGGGAAGACTGGCCGTTTAATGAAAAAGGAACAGACGAGGTTGGTTACTCCCGCTGATAGCAAACATGATTCTGTAAAGCATTCTGCTGAGAGTTCCAAAGAATTTAGTAGGTCCTCTGAGAAAGTTCAACTGAAAGGCTCCCTTTCTTCTGCACCAAAATCATCTCAAACAAGCAAATCAAATGTGCCTTCAGCCAAACTTAGAGTACCGGCCTCAAAGGAGCAGTCACAAAAGACACCTATGACAGCTGGCACCACAGCAAGATCATTCCATGGAGAAGTGCCACCATTGCATTCTCGGAACAAGGCAATGCCTTCCAATTTATCCCAGAAAAAAGACAAGACCCATCACCGCTTTGTTCATGTCACACAAGAGGGCCCTACTAATTCAGCATCAACTGAGTTGCGAGCCTCTGATGCGACATCTTCATTGAGTGATGAACAG CTGGCCTTGTTATTACATCAACAATTAAATAGCTCCCCAAGAGTACCAAGGGTGACACGTGGCCAACAAACAGGTAGCCAGATGCTACATCAAACTGGAGCGTCTGTTTTTTCCAAGCGGTCTTCAGCACATGGAGGAAGGGATCAAACACCG GTGTTAAAGAAGAGAAACAAAGATGATGCCGCATTGAGAGATAATGGTGACAACAAGAGGTCAGGAAAGGTGTCTCTTGTTGAACGAAGGCATAAAGATTATAGCACCGAACGTACTCCTTCTGTGAAGGACTCATGCAGATTAGCTGACAATGCAGAATTGGAAGAGCAAAATCATGGTATGTGTTCAAACGAAGCTACCACTGGGTTAGAAAAGGACGATCGGATGGATAACGGTCTTCCGCGCAGTTTACCTG GATTCATTGATGAGATCATCAGTAGGAACAGAAATATAACATATGACGAACTGTGTGATGCTATCGGTGAG CATTGGAGGGATTTAGTTAAACCCAAAGGAGAAGATTATTCATATTCCAGCTTTTTGCATGCTGTTGATGATTGTCTCAGGACAAAGAGCGAGTGGGCTCACCTTGTTTACCAGGCTCCAAAG GTGAATCCGAATAAACGACGTAAGGTGGAAAGCGACCCTTCGTCGGCTGATGCAATGGAAACCGAGAAGACAAGAAACCAGGCTGAAAGATATCCGGGAGAAGAGGGTAGTTCCGAGTCGCAACAAGGTCTGCCAAGGGGCAAACGGAAGGGTCGGAAGCGCTCCAGTCATGTAATGAAATCCTCGGGTTCCAAGAAGAGGAGGAAGATAACGAACATGGATTCATCCTCAGAGGATGCTGCTCCCCCCTTGTCTAATTCCAGCAGCAACCCCATGGTTGATGAGAGCCAAGAGGATGATTCTTCTGGCGGTGATAGGCAACCTAACTTTGCGGGTTCATAG
- the LOC123043380 gene encoding uncharacterized protein isoform X3, with the protein MKGGRLHRPEPPAPHAAAAAPAPAPAPADDWVDGSWTVDCSCGVTFDDGEEMVSCDDCSVWVHTRCARYVRGVHTSFSCHNCRHKRAPSSADETEVAELLAELPTHRPPPLYRRWAEVPLPARVHVHGLPGGGADASLFRGSPPSAAFSAALWRCAGYVPKKFGFRYCEFPSWAEDKDKRAEDKDGADALFAMAREKREETAPVPVPAPAARLSLPIGNKGNKNAQTLSKKAEGAKEVPPRTDAKTKGASKIATEADTRDNGFESKGDLNMPDVRHNDQLADITMANSDFKVVGEANKKMKESLELSGEKRSSEGTTRMLKKDEHKESIKLEISSGGKATSAVAEQEAHSRFVKAEVSICKKHIEGSHNVGLQSGIVNAEMDGGTRIHAGSKKVHVGLQKQPNQASSNLQDRERTKATQFINDEHRSDNQGQGIGAGSLTTQRSSAKSISDSGSDLLNSVTKSQMHTIPEQNSALGTQKVCTASSGPTHSHVEISHSLVSAEPSSGGKTGRLMKKEQTRLVTPADSKHDSVKHSAESSKEFSRSSEKVQLKGSLSSAPKSSQTSKSNVPSAKLRVPASKEQSQKTPMTAGTTARSFHGEVPPLHSRNKAMPSNLSQKKDKTHHRFVHVTQEGPTNSASTELRASDATSSLSDEQLALLLHQQLNSSPRVPRVTRGQQTGSQMLHQTGASVFSKRSSAHGGRDQTPVLKKRNKDDAALRDNGDNKRSGKVSLVERRHKDYSTERTPSVKDSCRLADNAELEEQNHGMCSNEATTGLEKDDRMDNGLPRSLPGFIDEIISRNRNITYDELCDAIGEHWRDLVKPKGEDYSYSSFLHAVDDCLRTKSEWAHLVYQAPKVNPNKRRKVESDPSSADAMETEKTRNQAERYPGEEGSSESQQGLPRGKRKGRKRSSHVMKSSGSKKRRKITNMDSSSEDAAPPLSNSSSNPMVDESQEDDSSGGDRQPNFAGS; encoded by the exons ATGAAGGGCGGCCGCCTGCACCGCCCGGAGCCGCCGGCCCCTCACGCGGCCGCGGCCGCGCCCGCCCCTGCCCCCGCGCCCGCCGACGACTGGGTGGACGGCTCCTGGACGGTGGACTGCTCCTGCGGCGTCACCTTCGACGACGGCGAGGAGATGGTCAGCTGCGACGACTGCAGCGTCTGGGTGCACACGCGGTGCGCGCGCTACGTCCGGGGCGTGCACACCTCCTTCTCCTGCCACAACTGCCGGCACAAGCGCGCCCCCTCCTCCGCCGACGAGACCGAGGTCGCCGAGCTCCTCGCCGAGCTGCCCACCCACCGCCCGCCCCCGCTCTACCGCAGGTGGGCTGAGGTCCCGCTCCCCGCCCGCGTCCACGTCCACGGCCTCCCCGGCGGCGGGGCCGACGCCTCCCTCTTCCGCGGATCCCCGCCCTccgccgccttctccgccgccCTCTGGCGCTGCGCCGGCTACGTCCCCAAGAAGTTCGGCTTCCGCTACtgcgagttcccctcctgggccgAGGACAAGGACAAGAGGGCCGAGGACAAGGACGGCGCCGACGCTCTTTTCGCCATGGCCAGGGAGAAGCGGGAGGAGACGGCGCCCGTGCCAGTGCCAGCGCCGGCGGCCAGATTATCCCTCCCGATTGGGAATAAGGGAAACAAGAATGCTCAAACCCTAAGCAAGAAGGCTGAAGGCGCAAAAGAGGttcctcctcggacagatgccaAGACAAAAG GAGCATCCAAGATCGCCACAGAGGCTGATACACGGGATAATGGGTTTGAGTCGAAAGGGGATCTTAACATGCCTGATGTCAGGCATAACGATCAGCTTGCCGACATTACCATGGCCAATTCTGATTTTAAAGTGGTTGGTGAAGCCAATAAGAAGATGAAGGAATCCTTGGAACTGAGTGGGGAGAAGAGGAGTTCTGAGGGAACTACAAGGATGCTGAAAAAGGACGAACATAAGGAGTCTATTAAACTGGAGATCTCCTCTGGAGGTAAAGCTACATCAGCTGTGGCAGAACAAGAAGCACACTCACGTTTTGTCAAGGCAGAG GTTAGCATATGTAAGAAACACATTGAAGGAAGCCATAATGTGGGCTTACAATCCGGCATAGTGAATGCAG AAATGGATGGAGGTACGCGTATCCATGCTGGTTCCAAGAAAGTGCACGTGGGTCTTCAGAAACAACCAAATCAAGCTTCTTCAAATCTGCAG GATCGTGAGAGAACAAAGGCTACCCAGTTCATTAATGATGAGCATAGGAGCGATAATCAAGGTCAAGGGATTGGTGCAGGTTCTTTGACCACTCAAAGAAGTTCAGCCAAGTCTATCTCTGATTCAGGCTCTGATCTTCTAAATTCCGTGACAAAAAGTCAGATGCACACAATACCTGAGCAAAACTCAGCTTTAGGTACTCAGAAAGTTTGCACAGCCTCTTCTGGTCCTACACATTCCCATGTTGAGATATCACACTCTTTAGTTTCAGCGGAACCATCATCAGGAGGGAAGACTGGCCGTTTAATGAAAAAGGAACAGACGAGGTTGGTTACTCCCGCTGATAGCAAACATGATTCTGTAAAGCATTCTGCTGAGAGTTCCAAAGAATTTAGTAGGTCCTCTGAGAAAGTTCAACTGAAAGGCTCCCTTTCTTCTGCACCAAAATCATCTCAAACAAGCAAATCAAATGTGCCTTCAGCCAAACTTAGAGTACCGGCCTCAAAGGAGCAGTCACAAAAGACACCTATGACAGCTGGCACCACAGCAAGATCATTCCATGGAGAAGTGCCACCATTGCATTCTCGGAACAAGGCAATGCCTTCCAATTTATCCCAGAAAAAAGACAAGACCCATCACCGCTTTGTTCATGTCACACAAGAGGGCCCTACTAATTCAGCATCAACTGAGTTGCGAGCCTCTGATGCGACATCTTCATTGAGTGATGAACAG CTGGCCTTGTTATTACATCAACAATTAAATAGCTCCCCAAGAGTACCAAGGGTGACACGTGGCCAACAAACAGGTAGCCAGATGCTACATCAAACTGGAGCGTCTGTTTTTTCCAAGCGGTCTTCAGCACATGGAGGAAGGGATCAAACACCG GTGTTAAAGAAGAGAAACAAAGATGATGCCGCATTGAGAGATAATGGTGACAACAAGAGGTCAGGAAAGGTGTCTCTTGTTGAACGAAGGCATAAAGATTATAGCACCGAACGTACTCCTTCTGTGAAGGACTCATGCAGATTAGCTGACAATGCAGAATTGGAAGAGCAAAATCATGGTATGTGTTCAAACGAAGCTACCACTGGGTTAGAAAAGGACGATCGGATGGATAACGGTCTTCCGCGCAGTTTACCTG GATTCATTGATGAGATCATCAGTAGGAACAGAAATATAACATATGACGAACTGTGTGATGCTATCGGTGAG CATTGGAGGGATTTAGTTAAACCCAAAGGAGAAGATTATTCATATTCCAGCTTTTTGCATGCTGTTGATGATTGTCTCAGGACAAAGAGCGAGTGGGCTCACCTTGTTTACCAGGCTCCAAAG GTGAATCCGAATAAACGACGTAAGGTGGAAAGCGACCCTTCGTCGGCTGATGCAATGGAAACCGAGAAGACAAGAAACCAGGCTGAAAGATATCCGGGAGAAGAGGGTAGTTCCGAGTCGCAACAAGGTCTGCCAAGGGGCAAACGGAAGGGTCGGAAGCGCTCCAGTCATGTAATGAAATCCTCGGGTTCCAAGAAGAGGAGGAAGATAACGAACATGGATTCATCCTCAGAGGATGCTGCTCCCCCCTTGTCTAATTCCAGCAGCAACCCCATGGTTGATGAGAGCCAAGAGGATGATTCTTCTGGCGGTGATAGGCAACCTAACTTTGCGGGTTCATAG